A stretch of Acipenser ruthenus chromosome 1, fAciRut3.2 maternal haplotype, whole genome shotgun sequence DNA encodes these proteins:
- the LOC117421372 gene encoding neuronal vesicle trafficking-associated protein 1-like, whose amino-acid sequence MVKLGNHFYDKNNTKVPISEDGFDTIPLITPLDVNQLQCPPPDKVVVKTKTEYDADHKRGKFHNPKIAEYTISMTEGVSDSFKVTLLVLFALAFLTGVVFLVIYKVYSCPDGFVFQHNRCIPAGIDSYYSEQDPSARGKFYTVINHYNVAKHTLTRSVSPWMTVMSEEKVSEQETEKTA is encoded by the exons ATGGTGAAACTGGGGAATCATTTCTACGACAAGAATAACACCAAAGTGCCCATATCTGAAGATGGATTTGATACCATCCCCCTTATCACACCCTTGGATGTCAATCAGCTACAATGCCCCCCGCCTGATaag gtggtggtaaaaactaaaacagaatATGATGCTGACCACAAGAGGGGCAAATTCCACAACCCTAAAATAGCAGAATATACAATAAGCATGACTGAAGGTGTCTCTGATAGTTTTAAG GTCACACTGTTAGTGCTTTTTGCACTGGCGTTCCTAACCGGTGTAGTGTTTCTGGTGATCTACAAAGTTTACAGCTGTCCAGACGGATTTGTCTTTCAG CACAACCGCTGTATTCCAGCTGGAATAGACAGTTATTATTCTGAACAAGACCCCAGTGCCCGAGGAAAATTCTACACTGTTATCAACCACTACAACGTGGCTAAGCACACACTCACTCGCTCTGTGTCACCCTGGATGACGGTGATGTCTGAAGAAAAGGTATCTGAACAGGAGACAGAGAAAACAGCTTAG